The following are encoded in a window of Narcine bancroftii isolate sNarBan1 chromosome 2, sNarBan1.hap1, whole genome shotgun sequence genomic DNA:
- the LOC138752863 gene encoding ice nucleation protein InaU-like, producing MNKTERIKDHETIQPDSCESQFKEKWFEKLLEANFTVNLAKSEFCNDQTSTNSEEWRSRHSGEWRSRHSGEWRSRHSGEWRSRHSGEWRSRHSGEWRSRHAGEWRSRHAGEWRSRHAGERRSRHAGERRSRHAGERRSRHAGERRSRHAGERRSRHAGERRSRHAGERRSRHAGERRSRHAGERRSRHAGERRSRHAGERRSRHAGERRSRHAGERRSRHAGERRSRHAGERRSRHAGERRSRHAGERRSRHAGERRSRHAGERRSRHAGERRSRHAGERRSRHAGERRSRHAGERRSRHAGERRSRHAGERRSRHAGERRSRHAGERRSRHAGERRSRHAGERRSRHAGERRSRHAGERRSRHAGERSSRHAGERSSRHAGERSSRHAGERSSRHAGERSSRHAGERSSRHAGERSSRHAGERSSRHAGERSSRHAGERSSRHAGERSSRHAGERSSRHAGERSSRHAGERSSRHAGERSSRHAGERSSRHAGERSSRHAGERSSRHAGERSSRHAGERSSRHAGERSSRHAGERSSRHAGERSSRHAGERSSRHAGERSSRHAGERSSRHAGERSSRHAGERSSRHAGERSSRHAGERSSRHAGERSSRHAGERSSRHAGERSSRHAGERSSRHAGERSSRHAGERSSRHAGERSSRHAGERSSRHAGERSSRHAGERSSRHAGERSSRHAGERSSRHAGERSSRHAGERSSRHAGERSSRHAGERSSRHAGERSSRHAGERSSRHAGERSSRHAGERSSRHAGERSSRHAGERSSRHAGERSSRHAGERSSRHAGERSSRHAGKNTEMLEEFNCSFQRSKKNKDILPMFQA from the coding sequence ACCTCTACTAATTCTGAAGAATGGAGGTCTCGTCATTCTGGAGAATGGAGGTCTCGTCATTCTGGAGAATGGAGGTCTCGTCATTCTGGAGAATGGAGGTCTCGTCATTCTGGAGAATGGAGGTCTCGTCATTCTGGAGAATGGAGGTCTCGTCATGCTGGAGAATGGAGGTCTCGTCATGCTGGAGAATGGAGGTCTCGTCATGCTGGAGAACGGAGGTCTCGTCATGCTGGAGAACGGAGGTCTCGTCATGCTGGAGAACGGAGGTCTCGTCATGCTGGAGAACGGAGGTCTCGTCATGCTGGAGAACGGAGGTCTCGTCATGCTGGAGAACGGAGGTCTCGTCATGCTGGAGAACGGAGGTCTCGTCATGCTGGAGAACGGAGGTCTCGTCATGCTGGAGAACGGAGGTCTCGTCATGCTGGAGAACGGAGGTCTCGTCATGCTGGAGAACGGAGGTCTCGTCATGCTGGAGAACGGAGGTCTCGTCATGCTGGAGAACGGAGGTCTCGTCATGCTGGAGAACGGAGGTCTCGTCATGCTGGAGAACGGAGGTCTCGTCATGCTGGAGAACGGAGGTCTCGTCATGCTGGAGAACGGAGGTCTCGTCATGCTGGAGAACGGAGGTCTCGTCATGCTGGAGAACGGAGGTCTCGTCATGCTGGAGAACGGAGGTCTCGTCATGCTGGAGAACGGAGGTCTCGTCATGCTGGAGAACGGAGGTCTCGTCATGCTGGAGAACGGAGGTCTCGTCATGCTGGAGAACGGAGGTCTCGTCATGCTGGAGAACGGAGGTCTCGTCATGCTGGAGAACGGAGGTCTCGTCATGCTGGAGAACGGAGGTCTCGTCATGCTGGAGAACGGAGGTCTCGTCATGCTGGAGAACGGAGGTCTCGTCATGCTGGAGAACGGAGGTCTCGTCATGCTGGAGAACGGAGGTCTCGTCATGCTGGAGAACGGAGCTCTCGTCATGCTGGAGAACGGAGCTCTCGTCATGCTGGAGAACGGAGCTCTCGTCATGCTGGAGAACGGAGCTCTCGTCATGCTGGAGAACGGAGCTCTCGTCATGCTGGAGAACGGAGCTCTCGTCATGCTGGAGAACGGAGCTCTCGTCATGCTGGAGAACGGAGCTCTCGTCATGCTGGAGAACGGAGCTCTCGTCATGCTGGAGAACGGAGCTCTCGTCATGCTGGAGAACGGAGCTCTCGTCATGCTGGAGAACGGAGCTCTCGTCATGCTGGAGAACGGAGCTCTCGTCATGCTGGAGAACGGAGCTCTCGTCATGCTGGAGAACGGAGCTCTCGTCATGCTGGAGAACGGAGCTCTCGTCATGCTGGAGAACGGAGCTCTCGTCATGCTGGAGAACGGAGCTCTCGTCATGCTGGAGAACGGAGCTCTCGTCATGCTGGAGAACGGAGCTCTCGTCATGCTGGAGAACGGAGCTCTCGTCATGCTGGAGAACGGAGCTCTCGTCATGCTGGAGAACGGAGCTCTCGTCATGCTGGAGAACGGAGCTCTCGTCATGCTGGAGAACGGAGCTCTCGTCATGCTGGAGAACGGAGCTCTCGTCATGCTGGAGAACGGAGCTCTCGTCATGCTGGAGAACGGAGCTCTCGTCATGCTGGAGAACGGAGCTCTCGTCATGCTGGAGAACGGAGCTCTCGTCATGCTGGAGAACGGAGCTCTCGTCATGCTGGAGAACGGAGCTCTCGTCATGCTGGAGAACGGAGCTCTCGTCATGCTGGAGAACGGAGCTCTCGTCATGCTGGAGAACGGAGCTCTCGTCATGCTGGAGAACGGAGCTCTCGTCATGCTGGAGAACGGAGCTCTCGTCATGCTGGAGAACGGAGCTCTCGTCATGCTGGAGAACGGAGCTCTCGTCATGCTGGAGAACGGAGCTCTCGTCATGCTGGAGAACGGAGCTCTCGTCATGCTGGAGAACGGAGCTCTCGTCATGCTGGAGAACGGAGCTCTCGTCATGCTGGAGAACGGAGCTCTCGTCATGCTGGAGAACGGAGCTCTCGTCATGCTGGAGAACGGAGCTCTCGTCATGCTGGAGAACGGAGCTCTCGTCATGCTGGAGAACGGAGCTCTCGTCATGCTGGAGAACGGAGCTCTCGTCATGCTGGAGAACGGAGCTCTCGTCATGCTGGAGAACGGAGCTCTCGTCATGCTGGAGAACGGAGCTCTCGTCATGCTGGAGAACGGAGCTCTCGTCATGCTGGAGAACGGAGCTCTCGTCATGCTGGAGAACGGAGCTCTCGTCATgctggtaaaaacacagagatgctggaggaattcaactgtTCTTTTCAgcgttcaaaaaaaaacaaagatatattgccaatgtttcaggcctaa